One segment of Yersinia kristensenii DNA contains the following:
- a CDS encoding acyltransferase family protein: MSVKFRPELDGLRALAVVAVILYHAKLQVLGHNLLPGGFFGVDIFFVLSGFLITYIIRNSLQEGNFSFIKFYIKRIKRIFPALLFVLFSATVAAYYFLLPSELVKFSNSLLSAISFTSNIFFYYEDPYTSSTSELKPLLHTWSLSVEWQYYLIFPVLLFCFYRVFKEKTYIPLIVIFFASLYFANYQAHNDISYSFYMLQTRAWELIAGGLCTWLVRKQENKLISELITAFGLCLIVFSFFYFDDSILHPSFITLIPVVGTCCFIVCSWQSSISSALLRFKPVVYVGGISYSLYLWHQPVFAFFRIQNDSITWASFATLVSLIFVLSVLTYTYIENVFRRSSSSISNFVFYGSLIAVISSSYIVNIQSNGLPSRLTPLARDMYENYSQPEFKRLVGPAGIKLRSNTPSTSCTMRDPYSACKFGDGSVIVLGDSYAGSFTYALKNNLEKEGKGLIALDYEQCPFVSGLWFGNVAECPEVNKRRWNVLDNIQNKNKTTIFIATNYAQFAYPKEETLDPISDGRANITVGKFVDSDEAWTSYKNNITLLLDKGFNVVIVYPIPSVTEDVKNKFFNIIRTSSAEISESYYEKDISGLIQAKEFSDKLDTLFADEKRLLKINPVDVLCKTGKCEILTKNGALYNVGSHLSYTGVQTVLSSSKF; encoded by the coding sequence ATGTCAGTAAAATTTAGGCCGGAACTGGATGGACTTAGAGCCTTAGCTGTAGTTGCGGTTATTCTTTATCACGCTAAGCTTCAGGTCTTAGGGCACAATCTTCTGCCAGGCGGTTTTTTTGGTGTTGATATTTTTTTTGTTTTATCAGGCTTTTTGATAACTTATATTATCCGTAACTCTTTACAAGAAGGAAATTTCTCTTTTATTAAGTTTTATATTAAGCGTATAAAGAGAATTTTCCCTGCGTTGTTATTTGTTCTGTTTTCAGCAACCGTTGCTGCTTATTATTTCTTACTACCGTCAGAATTGGTAAAGTTCAGCAACTCTTTATTATCAGCAATATCATTCACATCTAATATATTTTTCTATTACGAAGATCCGTATACATCGAGTACAAGCGAATTAAAACCATTGCTTCACACATGGAGTCTTTCTGTTGAGTGGCAATATTATCTTATCTTCCCTGTTTTGCTATTTTGTTTTTATAGAGTTTTTAAAGAAAAGACATATATACCTTTAATTGTTATATTCTTCGCATCATTATACTTTGCAAACTATCAGGCTCACAATGATATTAGCTATTCATTTTACATGCTACAAACAAGGGCATGGGAGTTGATAGCTGGGGGGCTATGTACATGGCTTGTAAGAAAACAAGAAAATAAATTAATCAGCGAACTGATTACAGCGTTTGGTCTTTGCTTAATTGTATTTTCATTTTTTTATTTTGATGATTCCATATTACATCCATCCTTTATTACTCTAATCCCAGTGGTAGGGACGTGTTGTTTTATAGTTTGCTCTTGGCAGAGCAGTATAAGTTCTGCCCTGCTAAGGTTTAAGCCTGTCGTTTATGTGGGTGGAATATCATATTCTCTTTACTTGTGGCATCAGCCAGTTTTTGCATTTTTCAGAATTCAAAATGACAGTATTACATGGGCTTCCTTTGCAACGCTTGTGTCTCTTATTTTTGTTTTATCTGTTCTTACATATACATATATAGAAAATGTATTCAGAAGAAGCTCGTCATCTATATCTAACTTTGTCTTTTATGGGTCTTTAATCGCTGTTATTTCATCTAGTTATATCGTTAACATTCAATCAAATGGTCTTCCATCTCGTTTAACACCACTTGCAAGAGATATGTACGAAAATTATTCACAGCCAGAATTTAAAAGGCTTGTAGGCCCAGCGGGTATTAAATTAAGAAGCAACACTCCATCTACTTCATGTACGATGAGAGACCCTTATTCAGCATGCAAATTTGGTGACGGTTCTGTTATTGTCCTCGGTGATAGCTATGCTGGCAGCTTCACATATGCACTAAAAAACAATTTGGAAAAAGAAGGTAAAGGATTAATTGCGCTGGATTACGAACAATGTCCATTCGTTTCTGGTCTTTGGTTCGGGAATGTTGCTGAATGCCCTGAAGTTAACAAAAGGCGCTGGAACGTTCTGGACAACATCCAGAATAAAAATAAGACAACTATTTTTATAGCAACAAACTATGCTCAATTTGCCTATCCGAAAGAAGAAACATTAGATCCAATCTCAGACGGTAGAGCGAATATCACTGTCGGTAAATTTGTCGATAGTGATGAAGCTTGGACATCATATAAAAACAACATCACTCTACTGCTTGATAAAGGCTTTAATGTTGTCATTGTATACCCGATCCCCTCAGTTACAGAAGATGTTAAAAATAAATTCTTTAATATCATCAGAACTTCAAGTGCTGAAATATCTGAGAGTTATTACGAAAAAGATATCTCAGGGCTTATTCAAGCAAAGGAATTTAGTGACAAGTTGGATACTTTGTTTGCTGATGAAAAAAGGTTATTAAAAATTAATCCGGTGGATGTTTTATGTAAAACAGGAAAGTGTGAGATTTTAACAAAGAATGGAGCTTTATATAATGTTGGCTCACACTTATCTTACACTGGTGTACAAACAGTTCTAAGCTCGAGTAAATTTTAA
- the lpxA gene encoding acyl-ACP--UDP-N-acetylglucosamine O-acyltransferase — MIDNTAKISASAIIEKGAVIGANVHIGHFCYIGSQVTIGSGTVLKSHIVINGITELGCDNYIGQFSSIGEVNQDLKYKGESTRVVIGSRNLIQQNVTIHRGTLQGGGITHIGNDNNLMSHVHIGHDCIVGDHCFLASNVGLAGHVEVDDFAIINAGSAVHQFCVIGTHALVNIGACVVQDVPPYVIAQGNRAVPVGIRGAGVRDDWLNSHDQQAVKGAYELIYHRGKRVAEVNKEIEILAREWQILLPYKPFFSRSARGIIR, encoded by the coding sequence TTGATTGATAACACCGCGAAAATTTCTGCTTCTGCAATCATTGAGAAGGGGGCGGTGATTGGTGCGAATGTACATATTGGCCACTTTTGTTACATTGGTTCTCAAGTCACTATTGGTTCCGGCACGGTGCTTAAATCGCATATTGTGATTAATGGTATTACCGAGCTTGGATGTGACAATTATATTGGACAATTTTCCTCCATTGGAGAGGTTAATCAGGATCTTAAATACAAAGGCGAGAGCACTCGAGTTGTCATCGGCAGTCGCAATTTGATTCAGCAAAATGTCACTATTCATCGCGGTACTTTACAGGGCGGTGGGATTACACATATTGGTAATGATAATAATCTGATGAGCCATGTTCATATTGGGCATGATTGCATTGTGGGTGACCATTGTTTCTTGGCATCAAATGTGGGATTAGCTGGGCATGTCGAAGTTGATGACTTTGCCATTATTAATGCCGGCAGCGCGGTGCATCAGTTTTGTGTGATTGGCACTCATGCCCTAGTGAATATAGGGGCTTGCGTGGTACAGGATGTACCGCCTTATGTTATTGCACAAGGGAATCGCGCAGTGCCTGTCGGGATAAGAGGCGCAGGAGTTCGGGATGATTGGCTAAATAGCCATGACCAACAGGCGGTTAAAGGCGCTTACGAACTTATTTATCATCGGGGTAAGCGGGTGGCTGAGGTGAATAAAGAAATTGAAATATTGGCTAGGGAGTGGCAAATATTGCTGCCTTATAAGCCATTTTTCAGTCGTTCTGCACGTGGCATTATTCGTTAA